AATGCAGGATCCCCATGGGTTTTGTTTGCCATCTTCTGGATCACAGTTTAAATTTTCTGTAGATAATATAAGTGTCAGTGACTAGCGGGCCTCAGGCAAAAGCTCTTGAAGCTGTTGAGCCATACCTCGCTGCAGACAGGAGGgccagagaaataaaaatgtatgcagTTCCTGTGCTACCCTTCTAACAAGTCACCAGTGTTCGCTCGCTGTCAAACAGCTTCCATGGAAAGCAGTCCAGCTTCTCCCTGAAACCGTACAAATGCACTGCTCAACTTGCAAAATCCAAGATCTACAGGGGAAAATGTGAGCACTGAGAGGTATCCAAGGGTCGTATCTTTTTCTTGTGGACTTCAGGAGCATCACAGAAAGAGGTTTAGAATAATGCTTACAGCATAAAAAATGTCTGCATTAAAAGTTCACAAACAATCAGGTCGCATTTCACAATTAGGTTTCTGTCTACCCTCATTCATCTAGCAATTTTTTTAGAGAAGTTCCCTTTTCAAGGCTGGGTTGAGAATGATGCCAGGCTGAGACACTTTAATCTCCTGCataaaagacaatttatttcttGTCTCAGTTGCAAAATAAGGATAGTATGTTAACTTGAGTCACGAACAGTTGAAAAAGCTGGTAAAACAGTAACattataattttaaagacagtacaagaaaaacactgcccatttttcacatttaactCCTGCAAAGATAAAGGACAATCTTAAGTTCTGATTCAAAATACTAATTTAAGGCTTTAGGCCTCAGAGGCCTTTAGGCCTGTGggcaaaaagaaattatacaGATAAATTCATACGAATTTATGCTGTGCAATTgcacttccatttcctttccggtgtaattttaattttgtttcagtgtcAGAGCtggtttttaaatattacattcCAGAATCAGATTGCTGCCATCGGTACAATGATATCTGTTCTCTGCATATACACATTTTCACATGCTTAAGCACACAAAGAACACGTGGCATTGCTTCACCTCTCCTGTGGATACTCACCTCTCTTGCATGACTCCTCTAAATACGGTTAAACTGTTAGAGATGTGAGACACTTCTGATGAGCTCAAAAAGAAAGCGTACACCTTGTGCACAAGCTCAGTGATACCAAAGTCTACACCCACACCCTTTTCCTCAGTTCTGAAGAGCTCTCATTTCTCACATTCATAGTATTTTAAGCTGACTGTacctgtaaagaaaaagaaaaggctgctgAAATGCTGACAAGTTTaatcttcctttccctccctcccagtaTCACACATTTTCCCTCTCCGTAGACATCTGTCACAACAATTACTGTTTTGTTATGCATGGGAGTTTAAGTAAAAATCATCATAATAGATCACTTTTTAGCCTGTCCAACATTCTGTGACtttctgcacttccacatatAATGGGTTAAAGCAACATTTTCCTGCCATGATGCGGTTTTCACAGTGTGGTGATTTTAGAGTGTCTTCCCGCTGCCAGTGTGCAGCTTTCAATTGCTCTTTTGGCACTTAACAAACAGCTCACACAGTCAGTTGTCGGTTTGggctgtgtttgtgtgtctgcTCCTCAGCTTCAGTTTGGCGCTTTCTGCAGGACTGGAGCAATCGCTGCTTTGTTCTTGCAGCCAAACTCTTGTGCTGGCTTGGCCCAGCAGCTATCACCAGTGCATCAGGCCTGCTGAAATGGAAGGGGCACACCCTTTCCCTGGGATCTCTCGCTGCTTGCAGACTGGGCCACCAAACCAGAGCTCGCAAGACGAAGAAATCCGACTATGGCTCCTGCAGTCCCGTCTCTCCACTCTCCTGGCAGCCTGGCTGCAAAGTGCTGCAAGTGCTGGGGCTCCCGCTGCTTCCTGAGGGAGACAGCCCTGGGGCCCAACGCCTCCATCCCAGACCCCAACCCTGTCAGAGGCTGGTGTCCACGGTGTCCGCTTTGGCCTGCATGGTGGCCTCGGAGATGGTGTCCGGCTGCCCGTCCCGACAGAAGAGGACGGCTGGGTTCTTGCAGGCCCACATGGCCACCTCTCCCCCGCTcgctgggctggaggaggacGGGGCGctgcccgggggcccgctgtgCCGGTTGACGTAGCGCTCCCGCACACGGTCAGCCCGGCTGCGAGGCTCCGGCCTGCGGCCCGGGGCCGAGAGGTAGGCGGCCACGTTGTTCCTAGTCCTGTAGCCGCCCTCGCGGCTGCGCCGCAGCAGCACGGAGATGTTGGGGTTGCGGGCGGCGTAGATGAGGGGGTTGATGGCCCCGTTGGCCCAGGCCATCCCGCTGGCCACGGCGTCCATGGTGGGCGAGAAGGGcaggcggccggcggcggcggccagcCCCAGGATGCAGTAGGGTCCCCAGCAGCAGATGATGGAGACGATCATGATGAGGACGGTGGTGGCCGTGCGCATCTCCCCGTAGGCGCGCAGCAGGTGCCCGTAGGTGGTGAGGGGCCGCACGCGGCTCTCGGCCAGCCGCACGGCCCGGCAGATGTTGTAGTGGCAGAAGCACATGAGGGCGAAGGGCAGGAGGTAGCAGAGCACGATGAGGGCTGCTCCGTAGGGCGGCCCCAGCCGCGAGGAGCCCCAGGGCAGCACGTAGACGCAGCGGTACGCCCCGGGACGTGCCTCCCGATGCCCCTCGCCCGCCAGCCCGTACCAGGGCCCGGCCAGGGCTAGGGCCGCCAGCCAGACGGCGGCCAGGAGCtgggcggcgcggcggcggcccATCTTGTGTCGGGGCTGGCGGACGATGGCGCAGTAGCGGTCGAAGGAGAGCAGGGCCATGGTGAGCGTGGCGGCGATGCCCAGCCCGGCGTGCAGCGCGGCGCTGGCCAAGCAGAGGCGCTGCCCGAAGAGCCAGGCACCGGGCGGGCGGCTGAGCAGGCTGAGGAAAgccaggggcaggcagaggagggctcccagcagctcGGACAGCGACAGCGACAGCACGAAGGCGTTGGTCACCGTGCGGAGCTGACGGTGCCGGGCGATCACCAGCACCACCGCGCCGTTGCCCAGCGCCGAGAGGGCGAAGatgagcagcagagccagcgcCTGCGAGGCCAGCGCCGCCGCCGACCACCCCGCCCCGgaggcggccgccgccgccgccccgctctCGTTGCCGCCTCGGGAGAGGTTGCCCGGcgaggccgccgccgccggctccatgcccgcccgccgccgccagccgcTGACGTCCTCCCGGCCGCCCATCGTTGCCCGGGGAacccgcccggcccggcccgccccgccgcaccgggggcgggggcagcggcggccccACGGCCGCGGAGCCGGGGGAAGCGGTCCCCTCACGGACCCGCTCCTGTCATGGCCTCGCTCCCCGTCATGGCCCCGGTCCCCTCACAGTTGCAGGGCCTCAGCCTGCTCCCTTCACGGGCTGCGAGACCCCGTCCCCCCCTCTGGGGAATGTTTTTTGGGGATGGGAAGGGTAATGGAGGCAGCAGGTTAATGGCTGAAGTGCTTCTGACATGCGCTGGGCTGCAAGACCCAGATGGAGTGTGGGTACAGGGATAGATCCCAAGGGAGGTTTCCACAAGCTATAAACACGCTGGTGTCtttcatagaatcctagaatcgttaaggttggaacAGACCTCCAACAaacctggtccaaccacccccctaccaccaatgtcatcactaaaccatgtccctaagcaccaggccCAACCactccttgaacacccccagggatggtgacgccaccacctccctgggcaacccgtcccaatgcctgactgctcttgctgagaagaaatgtctcctcacttccagcctgaacctcccctggcacaacctgaggccgttccctctagtcctatcgctagttacctgtgagaagaggccgacccccagctccccacacctccctttcaggtagctgcagagagcaatgaggtctgccctgagcctcctcttcaccagaccaaacacccccagttgTTCCTGCAAGAACAGACAATGTACTTGTCTCTGCTGCCCGCCCGCACCCCAGGCTGCACAGGATTCATCGGGGCAGGGGACCTTCTGCAGGAAAtcagcagcaaagctgggaCCAAAAGTCCCAAATGCCAGCCTTGAAAAAGCACGCTGGCAAAACAGCTGCTCTCCGAATTTGTGGATTTcagcttcttccctttccaaagCTGTAATTTTCAATTTGACTCTGACAGAAGAAATTCCTCTCAGTCCTCCCCATGCTAACCTTTCCCAAGCTCTCCAGCCTGACTTGCTGCACGGGCTACCTGGAGAtaatctttctccttttcagaagaatttaatGAGGCAAAATTCCCATGAGTGTCTCCAATAAACGAACACCATTTTGTCCAGAGACACAAAGGAAATTACAGGCCCTGAGCGGCCTGAAGCTCCGTTTCTGCCACCGTGACAGCCTGCCCGGTCTCTGCCTGGTTGGTTCACCGCAGCCGTCCCTCGCGGGGCTCGGCACCAGCCCTGGCCGTGCTCTGCTGGGCAAGCTGCCCCCGGGCTCAGACAAAATCTTAAGTAAATAAGTTTGCAATCAAAGGTCATAGTGGCTCCAACCTTCGAATCCGGCTACTCCCGTTGAAAGTTAACCCCATGGTGTTTGCAGACCGTGGTCCGAGACGAGCAAGAGGGCAGGGGTTAGGAAGCAGTGTGATGAGgacacagcaggcagcaggctgggaatCCTGAGCACACATTTGTGCCCAGACCTGGGAGACAGGAGGGCTCTGTCAGGGGTGAAACCAGGGCAGGGATAAAGGGATCCAGgactggggacactggggcaTGCGGCAGAGCAGTGCTGTCGCCTGAGTGAGAGGCATAAGGGTGGGTCAGGTAGCCCTACCAGCAGTGACACGCTTGGCAGAGTCCTGGAAATGGGTTCCAGGAGCAAGAACAAGAGGGGAAGGCAGTGTTTCCAGCTGGCATTTAATAGGAATCTGGCTTAGAAATTACTAAtttacagaagcagagaaggcaCATAAATTTGAAGACAGCTCTCCAAAGATCAgttgcattttctgtgaaaaattataaaaaaaaaaaaagattgcgGCTTCCCAGAGCAGCCGTGGACCTCCACCAACAGTCAGAGCAGAGAAGCACGACCTGTTATCTCAGAACACAGCAGGCACTGTTGTGCCACCGAAGGCTGGTCCCGTTGCTCTGGCACATGGCAGCAAGCCGTGGggagaagcagaacagaaatgcGCAGGCAGGAGAAGCGCAGCACCATCACTGAGAGGCTCCGGTCACTTGAAGAAGAAGCCGTATTTCAGCGGGTCCTCCTCTTCCATTGTGAAGGTGGCCGTACCGGTGTAAAAGGCTTCTCCCGAGACTTCCACTACAACAGCGTTGTAGTCCCCAAACTTGGCTTCCTGCGGAGGGATTAGGGTCAGGACGTCCCTGAGCAACACGCTCACTTGGAGCAGGTAAGAGGGGACGGAAGAGGAATCCACCCCCTGCTGACACAGAGGATAAACCACATGGATTTATCTACATCAGCATCAGAGATACTTCTCACCCGGGCCTTTTCTGTTGGCTGAGGATTTGCAGTGAAGCCATGTAACACAACAAGGTCTTACCGTTACGTCCTTCCCTAATAAAAAATCCTTGCTTGTGCAAAACAAGAGCCCCAGGCATCTCCCACAAGCCCTCCCCAGGCACAGAAAGGCTTTTCTGCCCCTCCGCTGAGCCACAGCAACAGCACCTTCCCCGCAGTCCTCAAGCCAGGGGGAAACTCCAGCACAAAGCACTTGCCTTCACCGCCTTCCCCGTGAACAAGGACCCCGTGGTACTGCTCCGAAAGGTTCTGCTCTGGTTCAGCTGGATGAGCCCCTTGTGGTACTGCAGGGCGATGCGAGCTGTCACACCTGAACCCGTCGGACATCGGTCAACCTACAAGAGAAGATGAACCAGCTCTGGTTCTCTCACCTTTATACTGCACTTAGGGGGAAGTCCTCCTAGCCCAGGGGGTTGTAAAAATCAGGATATATCACAAACAGGAAGCCAAAATATGCAGGTTTGGGGTATGAAGGGAAAAAGGCAGTGCCCTGTGCACCTGAGAACAGCCCGTTCCTGTACCTGTTCATCCGCAAACACGCAGATGTTGGTGGTGGGCTCCTCGCTGAAGGCGTCCTTCCCGTCCGTCAGTATGGTGCCGTAGAGGAAAGCCAGGTCTTCGCTCTCAGGGTGatggagctggaactggaaacAGCACAGAGAGAAGGTTTGTGAACACATGCAGCGCTTACTAATCAGCAGCAGGCGCAGCAGAGCCGTACCGCAGCGCTGTGCCGTACCTGCTTCTTCACCGCTTCCGTCACCGCGCTCGCCGCGCTGACGAGGTCTCTGGTCTTCGAGGAGCAAACATCGAGGCCCAGCTGCTCGGCACTGAGAAAGGCGTAGAAAGTGCCGCCGTAGCCGATGTCGACCACCACCTTCCCGTGACCGGGGACATCGATGGGTACGTCTGTGCAGAGAAAGGGAGGGCGGGGAGAAGGGGGCACGGTGCTGAGCGGTGGCCTCATGGGCTGAGGGCACGCAGCCGTGCTCCGCGAGCTTGCCCAGCGAGGAAAGAGATGACCCAAGAGTGGCACCGTATGCCACCTCCGGTGGCCTCATCCCACCTCTGGGGGACATCAGAGCTGGGGAAGGATTCGCCCAGCaccccggcacggccccgccagCCCCCCAAACACCGACGCCGCCATCTCGAGCCCCACCGGTGGCGGCGGCGAAGGCGGGCACGCTGTGGAAGCGGACGGGGTTGCCGCTGCGGCGACCGTCCCACGGCACGAAGGCGGTGACGACCCCGCAGGGGCAGCGCAGGCGCACGGCGGTCtcggggcggcgcggggcggccaCCAGCCCGTAGTCGAGGGCGAAGCGCCCGAGGGCCAGCACGGCGTGGCCGCACATGGCGCTGTACCCGGCGCCGTGCAGGAACAGAGCGGCCAGGTCGGCGTCGCCGacggccgccccgccgcgcacCACCAGCGCCCCGTACATGCCGCGGTGCCCGCGGGGCTCGTGCACCAGCGCCCGCCGCACGTGGTCGTGCGCGGCCGCCATGTGCCGCCGCAGCTCCAGCAGCGACAGCCCCGCTGCCGCCACCGCCGCCTCGGCCGCCTCCAGGCGCGGGACGACGCGCAGCGGCTCGCCGCCCGTGTGCATCTCCACGGCGTGCAGCGGCGGGGTCGGCACCGAGCGGGGCGGCAGCCGCGGGGCGCTGCCCTCCTCGCCGGCGCCACCGCCAGCACCCGCACCCGCGGCGGCCGCCATCGGCGCGGGCAGCGCGGGAAACGGCGGCGGCCACGCCCACCGCGCGGTAAGCCACGCCCACCTCGCGGAGAGCCACGCCCACCTCGCGGAGAGCCACGCCCGTTGCCGTGACCACGCCCACCGTCGTTCGGGGGGGTGTGTGGCCACGCCCACCGGGTGGGTGACACCGCCCACCGCCCGTAGCCACGCCCTCTGGTTACGTCACCGCCCCGACGGGTGCGGCACCCCGCCCGCCGCGCTTGCTCGGGTGGGCGGGGCTTGGCGCCGCGGCGGAAGTGGAAGTGACGTAGGCGGAAGGGGCTCGTTGCTAGGACACGGGGATGATCCGCTCAGGTAGGGACGGGCCCGGACGGGGCCGCACGGGGCGggcgggccgggcagggccgccctaacctaacctaacctaacctaacctaacctaacctaacGTAACCGTAACGTAACCGTAACGTAACGTAACGTAACGTAACGTTACGTAACGTAACGTAACGTAACGTAACGTACCGTGCCGCAACGCCCGTGCTCTCCCCGCAGCCGTCGCCATCCACCCCGCCTGCCTGGGGCTGTACTGCGGCCGCACCGTCCTGGCCGTCAACGGCTCCGTGGAGACCTACGGGGACTGCGGGGTAGGTGCGGGGGCTCCCGGGTCGCTGCCCTTTGTCCTCTCAGCCGTCCCCGGCGGCTGCGGCGCCTCGCGGCTCGGCTCCCCCGTGACCCCCGTGCTGTGCTTCCTGCAGGTGTGCCCGAGGGGCCAGCGGACCGACGAGAACAAAATCTGCCGGGAATGCGTGGGGTCTCCCGACCGCTACGACTGGCTGTACCTCGGCTTCATGGCCATGCTGCCCTTGGTCCTGCACTGGTTCTTTATTGAGTGGtattcaggaaaaaagaggTTGGCGTCCCCCTCCTCCGAAAAAGGCGTTTAAAAACGGAAATCCAGTAACCGTGAGCGTGATCTGAGATACTGAGCTGTCCCGCAGCACGCCTCTTGACTGAGCtggtgcagcagcacagaagctCTGGGCAGGTGGCTGAGGTTTTTATTTACAGCGGTCACCTCGGCCCTTcccacccagctctgcctgcagagaaaCCCCACGTCGCGTTTCCCCGTGGCAGGCCAGAGTGGTGCCTCGTATCACCCTCTCTCCCGTGAGACTGACCCACCACCTGCAGAGGCACAAAGAGTGCTTCTGACTTTTCTCTTTAGGAACGTGCATGGCAGGTTTTGGTCCTGGCGGCATTGCTCACGTACCTTAACTTCAGTGCGGTGCGCCaagaaaattctgtaaaaacagGGATTTAAAATCACAGCTGCATATGGCCATTAAGAGTTTgtctgtagtttaaaaaaaaataatgtttttaaagcatactAAACCCTGAAAACAAGGGTCTGAGAGAGTTTAATGCCTGGATATGTGCCATCTTTACCAATGACTTTCAGCTTTGATAACTTTGCCTGTATTGTATGTCACGATATTATCTGTGCTGAGTTGCGGGGTGCCTTGTTCTCACTCAGGCTTTCTTTGAGACTGCAGCACCGTGAGCGTTGATATCCCTCAGCTGACAGGAGGCTCGTGCCCGTGCTGCATTTACATGTAAGCGTCTCCGGGCTGGGCACAgggaagctgtgctgctgcaggagggaatAGCTCAGCTCTGGGGAGTATCGGACGTGACGAGGAAGGCTGTGTTTTGTGCTAGCCttggctgtttgcttttgtgcttCTAATCTGATGCTACCGTGTGCTTTCTTGGAAGGCGACTCCTGCTTCCAGCATTCCTGCATCAGTGCGCCTAGGAGAGTGCTTCTTGTGATGCGATGAAACCATCGTATTTTCTGCTATCCATGCTACAGCAGGCTTTGGTGGAAGAAGCTGGAATGGTTTCCACTTATTTTACACATTAAATCCTTTGGGATACTGTGAATGAATTTTCACACtcagcttaaa
The genomic region above belongs to Cygnus olor isolate bCygOlo1 chromosome 5, bCygOlo1.pri.v2, whole genome shotgun sequence and contains:
- the GPR135 gene encoding G-protein coupled receptor 135, translated to MEPAAAASPGNLSRGGNESGAAAAAASGAGWSAAALASQALALLLIFALSALGNGAVVLVIARHRQLRTVTNAFVLSLSLSELLGALLCLPLAFLSLLSRPPGAWLFGQRLCLASAALHAGLGIAATLTMALLSFDRYCAIVRQPRHKMGRRRAAQLLAAVWLAALALAGPWYGLAGEGHREARPGAYRCVYVLPWGSSRLGPPYGAALIVLCYLLPFALMCFCHYNICRAVRLAESRVRPLTTYGHLLRAYGEMRTATTVLIMIVSIICCWGPYCILGLAAAAGRLPFSPTMDAVASGMAWANGAINPLIYAARNPNISVLLRRSREGGYRTRNNVAAYLSAPGRRPEPRSRADRVRERYVNRHSGPPGSAPSSSSPASGGEVAMWACKNPAVLFCRDGQPDTISEATMQAKADTVDTSL
- the L3HYPDH gene encoding trans-3-hydroxy-L-proline dehydratase isoform X1, giving the protein MAAAAGAGAGGGAGEEGSAPRLPPRSVPTPPLHAVEMHTGGEPLRVVPRLEAAEAAVAAAGLSLLELRRHMAAAHDHVRRALVHEPRGHRGMYGALVVRGGAAVGDADLAALFLHGAGYSAMCGHAVLALGRFALDYGLVAAPRRPETAVRLRCPCGVVTAFVPWDGRRSGNPVRFHSVPAFAAATDVPIDVPGHGKVVVDIGYGGTFYAFLSAEQLGLDVCSSKTRDLVSAASAVTEAVKKQFQLHHPESEDLAFLYGTILTDGKDAFSEEPTTNICVFADEQVDRCPTGSGVTARIALQYHKGLIQLNQSRTFRSSTTGSLFTGKAVKATKFGDYNAVVVEVSGEAFYTGTATFTMEEEDPLKYGFFFK
- the L3HYPDH gene encoding trans-3-hydroxy-L-proline dehydratase isoform X2 encodes the protein MAAAAGAGAGGGAGEEGSAPRLPPRSVPTPPLHAVEMHTGGEPLRVVPRLEAAEAAVAAAGLSLLELRRHMAAAHDHVRRALVHEPRGHRGMYGALVVRGGAAVGDADLAALFLHGAGYSAMCGHAVLALGRFALDYGLVAAPRRPETAVRLRCPCGVVTAFVPWDGRRSGNPVRFHSVPAFAAATDVPIDVPGHGKVVVDIGYGGTFYAFLSAEQLGLDVCSSKTRDLVSAASAVTEAVKKQFQLHHPESEDLAFLYGTILTDGKDAFSEEPTTNICVFADEQVDRCPTGSGVTARIALQYHKGLIQLNQSRTFRSSTTGSLFTGKAVKEAKFGDYNAVVVEVSGEAFYTGTATFTMEEEDPLKYGFFFK